The DNA region tcttagtgtcattttttactagaaccacttctacaaattacactacacctacttcatcaaagattagactccgtactgtacggctcaataattgtgaataataatgaataattatcatcccaatataaagtataacaacctacacctaggtacaggtttacacctgatggcattttttctgggcttttgagttacaacaaatgtgttttagaaacacacggttataacagccagagaaaagactaagacagaagtcaagggtgaagagcccaactaaagcaaacactgatctctaacatggttacttcaaatgaaacaataaatcaacatctaaaccttagttcattctcaataagatcttctgtagacgtctgacagaaataaagtcagtctggttattaataagtgcagctggtgatgctgtttgtggggttgtttaatcagatcttgagagatttcatgtattttatttcagttgatttcatctaaggctgtgtctgaagtcagttgtagtagttcttgtgtttctcttttcttcagtgattctgtttgttaacagcagctgttcatcactaattcacaatcagcacttagttaatcttaattgcaatgtatatcttctttcagtgaactcaactgaattaagttcacagtactcataactgttagttttttcaacttaaatggtttaaagcaatcggtttcctcaaacggtttgagttaacataacttgtcaggtttgagtgaggctgtgtctgaagtcagctgtatttcctttctctcttttcttcagtgattctgtttgttaacagcagctgttcatcactaaactcaattatcactcaattaatcacttaattacttaattgcaatgcacatcttctttcagtgaactcaactgaattaagttcagagtacttataactgttagttttaaaacttaaatggtttaaggcaatcggtttcctcaaacggtttgagttaacataacttaaagatatctgtttactcaaaccgtttgagttaagtttacttgtccggaattacagtcaaggcaatcggtttactcaaacggtttgagttaacttgtcgggttttacagtgtagaagccttggagttatgattgatgatcagctgactttctcagaccacattgctaaaactgtccgatcctgcagatttgctttatttaacatcaagaagatcaagcgctttctttcggaacatgctgcacaactccttgttcaagctcttgttctgtccaggctggactattgcaatgctctcttggcaggtcttccagccagttctatcaaacctttacaattaatccagaatgcggcagcaagattaatttttaatgagccaaaaagaatacacgtcacacctctgtttatcaaatttcactggctaccaatagctgatcgcataatatatatgtgtgtgtgtgtgtttgtgtgtatacatacatatatatatttacatttttgtgtgtgtgtgtgtgtgtgtgtgtgtgtgtgtacagacctctaacactaggttgctctattctttttctattctgttttctttttatttattatattatttaaaagcccatgctacgtgtactgttttaacctaactgagacttgttatagcacttatatatcattgctctttttgttgttattgattgcttccactgtcctcatttgtaagacgctttggataaaagtgaatgaataaatgtaaatgtaaaaagcagGCTTTTTTGACCTTGTTTACCCATTTACTGCATATACATTCAGTACAGACTATATAAAGCTCAGCCAAACCCTCTTAAGTGAATTCTGGACTATACTCTAGCTCATGTTAAGGTAATTTAATCACCCTCGTGTTAATCCAAACCTGTACACTGATACTCAAaacaacatattttgaagaatgttggctaCAGTTTCAGTACGCATTGACTTACATTGTATGGACAAGTAAAAAAcactcatttttttaaaatataattttggaaaaaaaagtcatacaggtttggagcgatATGCGGTTGAGTAACTGATGACAGTTTTAATCTCTGAGTGACACATCTGTTTAATAACTGTATAACAGCAATCAAATAGACCAGAAGTTTAAGTAAGACATTCCCGCTTCCTGGGCTTCAGCTTGAATTTGGCGCAGCTGGAATATAAAGCAGCCACTTTCCCCTTTAGGAAGTAGGCTAGTCACTCGGCTCATAACCTACGTAATATGTGGGAGAAAAAGAATCACTATAGCAACCACCTCCGTCATACAGTGTATGTGGAAATGGTTCATGGTTGCAAAGGATTTTTGAGAATACGTTGCTCCCGTTATTTGTGTTGAAAACCTCATAATATCAGTAGAATGGTGCGTTGTTAATGCTCCCATGGGAAGATCCCTCTTTGAGCTGAAGTAATGATGGCAGTGTAGTCGTCTCTAGCATAAACACGGTTAATTTATATGCCCACTGTGGGCTGTATCAGTACATAAGTTACATAATACATCCTGTTTTATAATATGATTGACAGTGCAGCTCCTGTTCGTGAGAAAGTGTTGCAAAGTCACAACAGATGTCCAGAGAAAACAATTGTTTGCCTATTAGTTGGATTAgccatttatttgtgtgtgtgtgtgtgtgtgtgtgtgtgtgtgtgtgtgtgtgtgtgtgtgcgtgtgtgtaagtgtgtgagacaAATGAGAGAGAAAGGTGTGTCAGTTCTTAACCTTCTCTGATCCTTCAGGTCTTTAAGGGATTACTGCTTTCTGGGACACTGTTTACACAGTTTTAGAGCAGGAATTTACGGCAATGAAAACTATGGATTATACAGCATATTGaattaaaatctatctatctatctattgtgtaactatttcagttactttattaaagtaatgtaacggattacatttgattactttttgaatacttttctaaatttctaacgaATGTTCTCATGCATTTAAAGCAGGCAGGATTAACCTTTCAGTAgcactcaacactgattactttcagactttcaaaatccttGGATTTTAGAGCAGTcattgcaatttgggaaagatatccatctgtctgtccatccttaCTCCTGCTGCCAATCTGTTATATGGCATAATTTACAGTCAGTGGTCAGTAAAGCAGCTCATCAGGAGGAACATGTATCAGTTACTTCATTATAATGACCAGCATACAAATCACTATCATGCCTATTAACAAGAATCACTGATTAAGTTGTTAGAAATTATGTTACTATATTGGAAGAAAGTGACTGTGGGgtgatctaaatatatatatatatatatatatatatatatatatatatatatatatatatatattgcctggGAGTGGGACAGCACAGTCATCCATAAACAGTCATTTATACAGAATTATTTGACAGCAGGATGCAGTGATTGATCAAACCGAATCAAGTATTCCAGTAAGTCTATTacaaaaaatatgcataaaagcTTTCAATCCTATCCTCAGCACTTGTTTTtccctctctcctcctcctcctcctcctgtgaCGTGTGTATCTAGTGCACCTGCTCCCTGTCATGCTTTCATTTGGAGGATAGGGCTGAATCTAATCAACCCCCTAAAAACCAttcacccccccccacccccacacacacacatactgcataTCTCATTTCATTGTATATATTGTCATAGCAGCCACATCTTACTAGTAAATGCCCCCACTCttttacatttcttttcattctccatctttttttttgcttatacTTACTCTGTGCTCTATTCGTAATGATGATGTTAAATCTCTCTGGTTGCAGATTTCAAACATCATGCCTGTGGCAGCCACCGGCACGGAGCATGGTAAGTATCATCATCAATAAGAGCGTTTGTGGCCCTGTGGAACTttacaaaataaacatataaaacacaCTTTTTACATTCTCACCGTTGAATGTTTATTTAATGTATCTGATGACAATGGCCAAAAGTGAACATACAGGCATCACAGGAGATTCATTTTTGTCACTTTTTCATATTTCCACCACATTTCTAATCATGCATTGTGTTCAGCAGCATTCTGTGATGGAAATAACGGTGAGGAAAATCAtggtttaaacatttttaatgacaAAGCTTATCTGTCCTGCTCAATTTAATGTTATAGTTAGTCCATCCTAAATGCCCCCCATtcaatttttttccccctttttgctGTTTGCCAAATAAAGAATGAATGCATGACCAAAAGTGCTTTAATGTGATGTTTAGtcaaataaaacaagtttaaatcAATTTGCTTTAATGAAAAAAGcttgaaaaaaaagtttccatctgctataaaaagcatttatttacagCATATATGTTTCCTTTGCACGTCTTTGGAACCTAATACAGATGGCTTAGCATCATTTCAGCACACTAGTGTTGCTTTGTGCCTGTGGCGTAAACAGTAGCCGCAACAAAGTTGTTTCATTCTAAGAATTTGATGTCGAGCCAAAACAGTACAGATCACAGCAGATGAATCACAGAAATGATGGTCACGAAAGGTAATTTGACTGTTTGCTGTGAGGATTTTCCTGGCGCTGTACTTATAAACATGGACACCCTTGTGCCACAGatggctgacacacacacacacacacacagggacacccAGCTTCAGTGATATCATTCCCTGGAGATCCACATGTTTGTGTCCTGCAGTGTCTGCTAATAAATACTGTGTGATTCTGATATATCTAGTTTAAGCCATCTACATCTTATCATATCCACGATTAGTCACATTTCAGTAGTTAAAGGCATTGTTAGTGAAGGCTTCACAAAAATGTGGTCCATATTTCATATACATTTGAgctgtacattaaaaaaagaccTATTGTCCAGATGGTAAGATGCATGTATAGAACAgattgcatgagtgtgtgtttgatcaGACAGTACAGTGTGTAATCAGGTCTCGGTGTTTCCCCCCAGCAGTGCCGCAGGTGCTGGACACACTGAGTGACAGCACCAGCTCCACCACGGCCAATGACCTGGACCTCATCTTCCTCAAGGGCATCATGGAGAGCCCAGTGGTCAGTCTTCAGCCCCAAACATACCGCAGACATTATTGCCAAAAAATTATTATAGTAACTATAAGTTACACTTATACAAGTTAATACATTTatgaaattttgatttaaaataaacgtATACCACCTGTCAAAAatgtggaataattaagatttgtaAAGTCTCTAATGCTTACTACAGCTGTATTTATTTCACCAgaagtacagtaaaacagtaatattgtcaaatatattattacaatttaagatttttatttttgcatttgtttaaaaatgtcctGAAATTTCAGCAGCTATTATTTCAGTCTTAAGAAATGTGGTACTCAATTATTATTGATAATCAactattaataatggttcttatatTATAAATGCAGAAGGTTTGCTGCTGAATTTATGGAAACTGTGCTACattttctcaggattctttgatgaatagaaagttcatcaAGCTAATCTTGCTACTTCAAACTATTGACCGGTCGTATATCAGTTACCagttaactgttttcaacattaataatgataaaaggaaatgtttcttcagcaccaaaccaacattgatttctgaaggatcatgtgacactaaagactggggTAATAACTTCTGAAATGACTACTTTCATCATTTAAATGTTGTTGATTGTTGAGTTTTAACAGTATCAGTCTgaaaaatattagaataatattgtataaaaaaaaacatgcacacacaaataagaGAATAGTAAATAATGTGTATGATAAATGCCTTTTCAATATATCTGAATATGAATATAATAAGAAATCTTGTCGAAGAAGTTGTCAAGAGCAGCAGTAGCAATCTAGCCATTCTTTCACGACAAACCAGTAACTGATAATCAGTATGGCTCTTAAATCCTGACTGACCTTCTAGAGCGCAGAGAGTCTGGAGGAGACACGGCTGGAGGCCGTGAGGGACAATAATGTGGAGCTAGTGCAGGACATCCTGAGAGAGCTGAGCCCCTTCACACACCACAGCAACACGGCTGCAGAGCTGTCCCGCATCCTCAACCAGCCGCACTTCCAGGTACACCGCCGCAGATCAGCAAACCTGTCCAATGAAATGAGAATAACAGACAGTCTGATCAGTGACTGACGCACTGTGCTTCTGATGACCAGTCTTTGTTGGAGACGCACGACTCGGTGGCCTCTCAGACGTGTGAGACTCCGCCCTCGAGCCCCTGTGCTTTCATGGAGCCGCCCATCAACAGTGCACCGGTGCCAGCTGATGCCATCCGCATGGTGGGCATCCGCAAAGTGGCTGGAGAGCATTTGGTAAGACTGCATTCacagtgtttctttaaaaaatctctCATACTCAAGAATCTCATACTTTTTCTTGATGTTGGCTCCCACAGTAACAAAACttgtatcttttatttttttcatacctGGAAAAgtcatagaaataaaaaaataaaaaataaaaaaaatctttgaaaagtCATACATTTCTGTGGAGAATATACATCTTATAATTATGCTGTGCTCTAAAGTATGAATTTCGAAGTGATTatactttgtttatttattaaattatataattagatATTGTATCGTATAAtagtaatgttattttaaattatgatatttaatgtaattttaaaatattattaaattataatactaatgtTATATTTCAGAGCAAACCATAATGATAGTATTAAACAATATGTATGGTTAGGCTCTGCTGTAAAATATGAGATTAATATACAAGATTTCTgtttgtaattatacattttataacaataaattatgcaattatataATATGATTCCATATTtctgtaatattatattaaaatatactatAATTATGTACTTATTCAACCAAATTTATGGTTATGttcttattatatattatatgataaattattatatgtatttatatataatactaatatatttttagACCAGagcataataatataaatataaatatatatatataaatatatataaaaatataataaaatgaaatatgtagTTATGCTTGCTctaaaatattatgttaatatttataatatgaaaTTCTTCAGTGAATATAGCAAACAATTGTTAGTATGCATCACTCTAAAATAGTAAATGAATGTATAAAGGTCATGGAAACTGACTGATCAGATTCCAGATGTGCTCAGAGTGTTTTCTCGACTAGTTTCTGACTTGTTGTCCTGTTGTTTGTCAGGGTGTGACGTTCCGTATTGAGAACGGAGAGCTGATGATCGCCCGCATTCTCCACGGGGGGATGATCGACCAGCAGGGACTGCTCCACGCGGGTGACATCATCAAAGAGGTGAACGGGCGAGAGGTGGGCGACGACCCTCGTGTGCTGCAGGAGATGCTGCAGGAGGCCAGCGGCAGTGTGGTGCTCAAGATCCTTCCCAGCTACCAAGAGCCGCATCCCCCCAGACAGGTACCATCTAAATCCACAACGGGGCATGGTCAGTGTTCTTGCATGCATAGGGCATCACACCTATGACCccatttacacctggtattaTGATTCATATGATATGACATATGCACATCACTGCTACCTACGTTCCTCTTGTTTTTCTCTGCTGCTCTTACGTGGTTTTCATCGATACCAGAGTAAGGAGTGAGCACAGCAGTCTCACTCTCGGTTAAAGCCAGATGTGTTCACTGTCTGAACAGATCAGAcaagatttagatttttaaatgtagaagCATGTTGCAGTCAGCAGACATGTTGTATTAGCATTTCACTATTTCAGACggcatttatatatttctttggtGGGGTGAAACAATTGTAACTTTGAGATGGACTGTTAAatcaatttatattaaatgccttAGAATAAATTCTTTGAAAACTGACCTAAtttcttaatgttttaaattttcaattattgaaaatctggattacataatcagattccaaataTGAAACTCTTACATTTTAAAACGCTCAAAAATCGGTTTATTTTTTACCTGATTACTTATCATTCACacaatggcagtaaataattcataatttattgattcgctgtaattctttttttaaaaattaaaaaaaatattacttgtcATATTGGTTTGTAAAGTCTTCCAGTTTTATGGAGCTGTGCTCAGCAGCAGTTCCTgtcatgtaatttgtaatcagtaacGGACAACTGGAAATAGTTCACATCAGTAACTTTAATGTATTTCAGTCATGATCACGCTTATCCTTGTCTCTGCAGGTTTTTGTGAAGTGCCATTGTGATTATGACCCTGCCAATGACAACCTCATCCCTTGCAAGGAGGCGGGACTACAGTTCTCCAGAGGAGACATTCTGCAGATTGTTAACCAGGAGGATGTGAACTGGTGGCAGGTTTGTCGGTCAAATTAGAGTAGCTTTGTGCTAAAAATGATGTgttcatttatcttttttgaggACCTGaagtcatgtctgctttttagTTAAAATGGAAGATCTCTCTATGAAAGTTGATCTGCCTGTTGAAATTATAACAAATGAGCTAATAATATGCTCAGTGACTTGTTTGTACATGATGTGTCCACAGGCACGTCACGTAGAGGGAGGCAGTGCTGGCCTGATTCCTAGTCAACTTCTGGAGGAGAAGAGGAAAGCTTTTGTGAAGAAGGATGTTGACCTTTCACCAGCAGGTacttgtagtaataataataataatatagaattgaaaatgtctttttttaatgtGTCCAAATAGAATAAACTCctgtgaggcaaagctgaattttcattgtcacatggtccttcagaaatcattctaatataatgatttactgctcaaaaagaaagaaagaaaaaagaaaacagttgtgcttttttcagaattctttgaacagaatgtttaaaagaactgcattcatttgaagtattatttttgttaacattgtaaatgtcttcacTATCAATGTATCTataatccttgctgaattaaagcattattattatttataatttttttaaccctACCCTATTTGAATGGTTGATTTGTGCATATTGCCCCCTGGTGGATTTAATATGAACGTTTACGATGTCTATGTTCTTAAAGCAATGCAAACAGTTAAGGTGCAAACTTTGTTATAGGTTCAGTAATGCAGTAAatatttgtgtataaaatatTTCGCTGTGTATGACAGCCAATCTCTGCACTGGAATGGTtggcaagaagaagaagaaaatgatgTATCTAACTACAAAAAATGcaggtttgttttctttttactcaAATGCATGTCTTTTTGAAACGGCATGTCTTTTCCGTTTTCCgatctttcattcttttttaatCCCTGACAGATTTTGACAGGCATGAGTTACTGATCTATGAGGAGGTGGCTAAAGTCCCACCCTTTCGCCGGAAGACGCTGGTTCTGATTGGTGCAGCTGGAGTGGGCCGACGAAGTCTGAAGAATAAGTTGCTAGTGTCAGACCCTCAGCACTATGGCACCACCGTCCCCTGTGAGTCCTCTCTGTGTGGTTTAGGCACAATTTTCATTACTCTGGGGGTTCAGACTCAGTCCTGATGCTAATATTTCTTCCCTTTATTATGAGAGATTTTTTTGGACACAACCAAAATCTAGTGCTAATctgttaataaacagaaatgaataatTCATCTGGGCTGTCATGTAACTGTCCACAGACACCTCTAGGAAGCCCAAATCAGCAGACAGAGAGAACATGATGTATGCCTTCACGTCCCGGAGTAAGATGGAGGCTGATATTAAAGCTGGCCACTATCTTGAACACGGTGAATATGACGGTAACCTCTACGGCACCAAGAATGACTCCATCCATGAAGTAGTGGAGGCGGGACGTATCTGTATCCTGGACGTCAGCCCACAGGTAAGGGTCTCTTTAACTAAGCAGAAGATCAACATCTATGAGATTTCATAAGCACATGATGCTGTTATATAGTATTTCATGAAAACCACtttttgattcagatttttttgatttgtatttgCCATAGGCCCTAAAAGTCCTCAGGACATCAGAGTTTTTGCCGTATGTGGTGTTCGTCAAAGCCCCAGAGTTTGAGGTGCTGAAGGCCATGAACAGATCTGGGGTGGAGGCAGGAGTGACCAAACAAAGAACAgtaagtttaaagggatagttcaccctaaaatgtaaattaccccatgatttactccccCTCAAGCCATCCCAGGcctttcagatgaatacagtcaaagttataataaaaaatgtcctTGATCTTCAGTACTTTAGGTGTtgtgcaaaacaaaacactggtcacaaATTATGAGTATGAATATAAGTTCAATACAAGTCAAGAGGAGACTTTTCTGTATACAAAACTTGGTTTTGGCGAGACTAGCCGGCTAGAGATTACGGTTTATAAAGTTGTAcgttaatgctttattttaaggtgtccttgttacacgttacatgttcGTACTATTATAatgacaataaattatgcataattacatgcaaataaccctaaccatatagtaagtacatgtattaATTCAATATTACTTAGTacctaaagggttagttcacccaaaaatgaaaatgatgtcattaataactcaccctcatgtcgttccaaacctgtgagacctccgttcatcttcgaaacacagtttaagatattttagatttagtccgagagctttggTGAAGATGAACTAAcccggttgcactttattttacagtacgtgtactaacatgtacttatagtgtacttacagtgtatttatctaagaaagttctgataatacaaggtaactacatggggtagggttaggtttaggggtaggttcagggttagtacctagttattacatagttattgtaattactataataagtaccaagtatgtacatgagaaacaggactgtaaaataaagtgctaccactaaccctttaaatgtataattacactgtaacaaggacaccttaaaataaagtgtaaccagttgtaaaaattgatatttttattacacaAATACATCGCTTTGCTTCAGGAGGCTGTTATTAACCCCCTAGAGCTGTGTggggcactttttatgatggatggacagacTTTATTGGACTTCAAATTTTCAACACCCGTTCACTTCCATAACAAAGCTTGGAAGTGCAaggacatcttttttttttaaacaaatcaaattgtattcatcagaaaaaataaagtcatataTAACTAGGgaaggcttgagggtgagtaaatcatggggtgaaTTTCAttgcgtgaactatccctttaaatccccCTTAGTAACTGTATACTAAACATGGTTTGCTTGAAACTCAAGTTTTGCCCATCCTAAAAATCTTCATCTGTCTCATCTCAACAGGACGCAGAACTGAAGAGGACGGTGGATGAGAGCGCCAAGATTCAGAGAGTGTACGGACACTACTTCGACCTCACCATAGTAAATGATGATTTGGAGCAAGCGTACAGGAAGCTCAAATCCTCCTTAGAGGAGTTAAAGGGAGCTCAGCAGTGGGTTCCGGTTGGGTGGGTGTTTTAGAGCTCAGTACAGCAACTAGTGGATGattcatgtgacactttataccaGTGTTAACTGGTTTAAATCATCAACCTCATGCCAGGGGTGTTCACTGATCAGAGAGcttacatgagtgtgtgtgtgagtgagtgagtgtgtgaaatCACCATCTACCCTACAAAAACAGTCACATACTGATACAAAGGTTATAGATAACTCGTGTCAGAATTGAACTAGAGTCTCATCTTTTTGTTAGAACAGCAAACATTCAAGTTTCAGTTCAGATGTTTTTTgaaatgtgaaataattttttttttaattttacacaaaTATCTAACATCCTTTAACAATTAAGTTAAAAAGAGTAGTCTCTCaaagaaagatttttatttcagaagCAAAACTGTAAGACAAGACTATATTCTGCAGAATTTACAATCTatgatagtatatatttttttaatgtacccTTTTCAAAAGGTTGTTAGATTTATTgggttaaaacaaacaaacgagcaaataaacaaacaaaaaaagatcaaactttgaactactgttcaaaagtttggggtcaatattattttaataaattaatacttaaaaaagtgacaataaagacaattacatgttacaaaagatttctattaaaataaaagctgtaCTTTTGAACTCTCTACATCCTAAAAAAAATGAATcacgatttccacaaaaacatttaagcagcacaactgacaATATAAGatatgtttcctgagcagcacgtcagaatgatttctgaaggacactgaagactggagtaatgatgctaaattcagctttaatttcactggagtaaattacattttaaaataaaaacttaaaaacatatgaaattgtaataatattacacaactGCTACTGCTTTGCTGTa from Carassius carassius chromosome 1, fCarCar2.1, whole genome shotgun sequence includes:
- the mpp2a gene encoding MAGUK p55 subfamily member 2a isoform X2, whose translation is MSTQWLDSDLTLCSGSDASNIIKTTLRSVYDTGKISNIMPVAATGTEHAFCDGNNVPQVLDTLSDSTSSTTANDLDLIFLKGIMESPVSAESLEETRLEAVRDNNVELVQDILRELSPFTHHSNTAAELSRILNQPHFQSLLETHDSVASQTCETPPSSPCAFMEPPINSAPVPADAIRMVGIRKVAGEHLGVTFRIENGELMIARILHGGMIDQQGLLHAGDIIKEVNGREVGDDPRVLQEMLQEASGSVVLKILPSYQEPHPPRQVFVKCHCDYDPANDNLIPCKEAGLQFSRGDILQIVNQEDVNWWQARHVEGGSAGLIPSQLLEEKRKAFVKKDVDLSPAANLCTGMVGKKKKKMMYLTTKNADFDRHELLIYEEVAKVPPFRRKTLVLIGAAGVGRRSLKNKLLVSDPQHYGTTVPYTSRKPKSADRENMMYAFTSRSKMEADIKAGHYLEHGEYDGNLYGTKNDSIHEVVEAGRICILDVSPQALKVLRTSEFLPYVVFVKAPEFEVLKAMNRSGVEAGVTKQRTDAELKRTVDESAKIQRVYGHYFDLTIVNDDLEQAYRKLKSSLEELKGAQQWVPVGWVF
- the mpp2a gene encoding MAGUK p55 subfamily member 2a isoform X1; its protein translation is MSTQWLDSDLTLCSGSDASNIIKTTLRSVYDTGKISNIMPVAATGTEHAFCDGNNAVPQVLDTLSDSTSSTTANDLDLIFLKGIMESPVSAESLEETRLEAVRDNNVELVQDILRELSPFTHHSNTAAELSRILNQPHFQSLLETHDSVASQTCETPPSSPCAFMEPPINSAPVPADAIRMVGIRKVAGEHLGVTFRIENGELMIARILHGGMIDQQGLLHAGDIIKEVNGREVGDDPRVLQEMLQEASGSVVLKILPSYQEPHPPRQVFVKCHCDYDPANDNLIPCKEAGLQFSRGDILQIVNQEDVNWWQARHVEGGSAGLIPSQLLEEKRKAFVKKDVDLSPAANLCTGMVGKKKKKMMYLTTKNADFDRHELLIYEEVAKVPPFRRKTLVLIGAAGVGRRSLKNKLLVSDPQHYGTTVPYTSRKPKSADRENMMYAFTSRSKMEADIKAGHYLEHGEYDGNLYGTKNDSIHEVVEAGRICILDVSPQALKVLRTSEFLPYVVFVKAPEFEVLKAMNRSGVEAGVTKQRTDAELKRTVDESAKIQRVYGHYFDLTIVNDDLEQAYRKLKSSLEELKGAQQWVPVGWVF
- the mpp2a gene encoding MAGUK p55 subfamily member 2a isoform X3, producing MSTQWLDSDLTLCSGSDASNIIKTTLRSVYDTGKISNIMPVAATGTEHAVPQVLDTLSDSTSSTTANDLDLIFLKGIMESPVSAESLEETRLEAVRDNNVELVQDILRELSPFTHHSNTAAELSRILNQPHFQSLLETHDSVASQTCETPPSSPCAFMEPPINSAPVPADAIRMVGIRKVAGEHLGVTFRIENGELMIARILHGGMIDQQGLLHAGDIIKEVNGREVGDDPRVLQEMLQEASGSVVLKILPSYQEPHPPRQVFVKCHCDYDPANDNLIPCKEAGLQFSRGDILQIVNQEDVNWWQARHVEGGSAGLIPSQLLEEKRKAFVKKDVDLSPAANLCTGMVGKKKKKMMYLTTKNADFDRHELLIYEEVAKVPPFRRKTLVLIGAAGVGRRSLKNKLLVSDPQHYGTTVPYTSRKPKSADRENMMYAFTSRSKMEADIKAGHYLEHGEYDGNLYGTKNDSIHEVVEAGRICILDVSPQALKVLRTSEFLPYVVFVKAPEFEVLKAMNRSGVEAGVTKQRTDAELKRTVDESAKIQRVYGHYFDLTIVNDDLEQAYRKLKSSLEELKGAQQWVPVGWVF
- the mpp2a gene encoding MAGUK p55 subfamily member 2a isoform X4, producing the protein MSTQWLDSDLTLCSGSDASNIIKTTLRSVYDTGKISNIMPVAATGTEHVPQVLDTLSDSTSSTTANDLDLIFLKGIMESPVSAESLEETRLEAVRDNNVELVQDILRELSPFTHHSNTAAELSRILNQPHFQSLLETHDSVASQTCETPPSSPCAFMEPPINSAPVPADAIRMVGIRKVAGEHLGVTFRIENGELMIARILHGGMIDQQGLLHAGDIIKEVNGREVGDDPRVLQEMLQEASGSVVLKILPSYQEPHPPRQVFVKCHCDYDPANDNLIPCKEAGLQFSRGDILQIVNQEDVNWWQARHVEGGSAGLIPSQLLEEKRKAFVKKDVDLSPAANLCTGMVGKKKKKMMYLTTKNADFDRHELLIYEEVAKVPPFRRKTLVLIGAAGVGRRSLKNKLLVSDPQHYGTTVPYTSRKPKSADRENMMYAFTSRSKMEADIKAGHYLEHGEYDGNLYGTKNDSIHEVVEAGRICILDVSPQALKVLRTSEFLPYVVFVKAPEFEVLKAMNRSGVEAGVTKQRTDAELKRTVDESAKIQRVYGHYFDLTIVNDDLEQAYRKLKSSLEELKGAQQWVPVGWVF